One Brassica napus cultivar Da-Ae chromosome A1, Da-Ae, whole genome shotgun sequence genomic region harbors:
- the LOC106453663 gene encoding plastidial pyruvate kinase 1, chloroplastic, translated as MSHSIQFSTPSRTLHLPPTRLHPPLSSFSFRQFPLTSTFKHTSLRASSSPSPDSSSSSSLLHSPNGTPAVKSEERSSGIDVDTVTEAELKENGFRSTRRTKLICTIGPATCGFEQLEALAEGGMNVARLNMCHGTRDWHRDVIRSVRRLNEEKGFAVAIMMDTEGSEIHMGDLGGEASAKAEDGEVWTFTVRAFDASRPERTISVSYDGFAEDVRVGDELLVDGGMVRFDVIEKIGPDVKCLCTDPGLLLPRANLTFWRDGSLVRERNAMLPTISSKDWLDIDFGIAEGVDFIAVSFVKSAEVINHLKSYLAARPGGGDIGVIAKIESIDSLTNLEEIILASDGAMVARGDLGAQIPLEQVPAAQQRIVKVCRELNKPVIVASQLLESMIEYPTPTRAEVADVSEAVRQRSDALMLSGESAMGQFPDKALTVLRSVSLRIERWWREEKRYEATPLQAISSASSDKISEEICNSASKMANNLGVDAVFVYTKNGHMASLVSRCRPDCPIFAFTNTTSVRRRLNLQWGLIPFRLSFSEDMESNLNKTFSLLKSRGMIKSGDLVIAVSDMLQSIQVMNVP; from the exons ATGTCTCACTCTATCCAATTCTCAACTCCTTCACGCACTCTCCACCTCCCTCCCACTCGTCTCCACCctcctctctcttccttctccttcCGCCAATTCCCTCTCACCTCCACCTTCAAGCACACCTCACTCCGAGCTTCCTCCTCTCCCTCTCCcgattcctcctcctcctcgtcgCTTCTTCACTCTCCCAACGGCACTCCCGCCGTCAAATCGGAGGAGCGATCCTCCGGGATAGACGTCGATACAGTTACCGAAGCCGAGCTTAAAGAGAACGGATTCAGAAGCACGAGGAGGACGAAGCTGATCTGCACCATCGGACCCGCCACGTGCGGGTTCGAGCAGCTGGAAGCGCTCGCGGAGGGAGGCATGAACGTGGCGAGGCTCAACATGTGTCACGGGACTCGCGACTGGCACCGTGATGTTATCCGCAGCGTTAGGAGGCTTAACGAGGAGAAAGGATTCGCGGTTGCGATCATGATGGATACCGAAGGTAGTGAGATTCACATGGGAGATCTTGGCGGCGAGGCCTCGGCTAAAGCAGAG GATGGGGAGGTTTGGACGTTTACCGTTAGAGCTTTTGATGCTTCTCGTCCTGAACGTACCATTAGTGTCAGCTATGATGGTTTCGCTGAAG ATGTAAGAGTTGGCGATGAGCTTCTTGTTGATGGTGGAATGGTTAGATTTGATGTGATTGAGAAGATTGGTCCTGATGTCAAGTGTCTATGTACCGACCCTGGGTTGTTGCTTCCTCGAGCTAACTTGACTTTCTGGAGAGATGGGAGTCTTGTTCGTGAGCGTAACGCTATGCTTCCAACCATTTCCTCCAAG GACTGGTTGGATATTGATTTTGGGATTGCTGAAGGTGTGGACTTCATTGCTGTATCCTTTGTCAAGTCTGCTGAAGTAATTAATCATCTTAAAAGTTATCTTGCTGCTCGTCCCGGTGGAGG GGACATAGGAGTGATTGCAAAGATCGAGAGTATCGACTCCCTGACAAACTTGGAAGAAATCATCCTAGCATCAGATGGAGCCATGGTCGCAAGAGGTGATCTGGGAGCTCAGATACCTCTTGAGCAAGTTCCAGCGGCTCAACAGAGAATCGTCAAAGTCTGCAGAGAGCTTAACAAACCCGTCATTGTCGCCTCACAGCTACTCGAGTCCATGATTGAGTACCCAACTCCAACCAGAGCAGAAGTAGCCGACGTTTCCGAAGCAGTAAGGCAGAGATCAGACGCGTTGATGCTCTCTGGAGAATCAGCTATGGGTCAGTTCCCGGACAAGGCTCTCACGGTTCTTAGGAGTGTCAGTCTGAGAATCGAAAGATGGTGGAGGGAAGAGAAACGCTACGAGGCTACACCACTTCAAGCCATAAGCTCTGCTTCTTCAGACAAAATCTCTGAAGAAATCTGCAACTCTGCTTCTAAAATGG CTAACAATCTTGGAGTCGACGCCGTCTTCGTGTACACAAAGAACGGACACATGGCGTCTCTAGTCTCCCGATGCCGCCCTGACTGTCCGATCTTTGCTTTCACGAACACAACCTCGGTGAGAAGACGCTTAAACCTACAATGGGGACTGATCCCGTTCCGTCTAAGCTTCTCAGAGGACATGGAGAGCAACTTGAACAAAACATTCTCTTTACTGAAATCAAGAGGTATGATCAAGTCGGGTGACCTGGTGATCGCTGTCTCTGACATGCTGCAATCCATCCAGGTCATGAACGTTCCGTAG